One genomic window of Luteitalea pratensis includes the following:
- a CDS encoding CehA/McbA family metallohydrolase has protein sequence MSRRVFLHSTSIVPAALAVPALMRPPTDVTTACAGLAMGTVESCESRLPLVAGVPLQPFVSQVTRMIGATEYLGAPLPPEHQHELEAALKMTDEASAVASIQRVLDCHCLVGVQINPEMRVKVAPGPARPELVEQGWRHFLVKVHNEAGTTAVLRGISSQARRLAGAMPDEVRNLWLDLQMFESQPLTRTLSGLALEYRIVQLYSRDPGQREATLTFDVGQGTQDLGYRNEVPVLFTIRPAETVEWRVRDETGAPTVAAFVIRDAQGRVYPSRAKRLAPDFAFHPQVYRADGELVRLPAGRYDVEFWRGPESMTKTQQLTVAESAGSASGQSGGGGAAQGASFQIERWIDPAKFGWWSGDHHIHAAGCAHYMNPTEGVLPADMVRHTLGEDLKVGATLTWGPAFDTQKRFFTGRDDLVSRPPYLLHYDVEVSGFGSHQSGHLVLLRLKEQIHPGGTSYEHWPTLGLNTLRWAKRQGAVCGPAHSGWGLEVNSSDLPNYVVPPFNGIGANEYIVDVTHEVPGPDGKPVRAVDFISTVDTPYVWELNIWYHTLNVGFRTRISGETDFPCIYGEKVGLGRSYVKLDGKLDYADWCEGLHRGRNYVGDGRSHLLDFTVDTVRMGESESELRLSDAGPVKVHVRAAALLNEKPSPERGKRRYQEQPYWDVERARIGETREVAVELVVNGYPVAKQSLVADGALRDLTFDATIERSSWLAVRILPSSHTNPIWVPVAGKPVRASRRSAEWCLKGVDQCWSQKERFIKRDELDQAKADYEHARRTYQRLISESEVE, from the coding sequence GTGTCCCGCCGCGTCTTCCTTCATTCGACGAGCATCGTCCCCGCGGCGCTCGCAGTCCCCGCCCTGATGCGCCCCCCCACTGATGTGACGACAGCGTGTGCCGGCCTCGCCATGGGGACAGTCGAGTCCTGCGAATCGCGCCTGCCGCTTGTCGCTGGCGTGCCGTTGCAGCCGTTCGTCTCACAAGTCACACGGATGATCGGCGCGACCGAGTACCTGGGCGCGCCACTTCCTCCGGAGCACCAGCACGAGCTCGAGGCGGCGTTGAAGATGACCGACGAGGCGTCGGCGGTGGCGTCGATCCAACGCGTGCTCGACTGCCATTGCCTCGTGGGAGTTCAGATCAACCCGGAAATGCGGGTGAAAGTCGCACCAGGGCCTGCCAGACCGGAGCTCGTCGAGCAGGGCTGGCGTCACTTCCTCGTGAAGGTCCACAACGAGGCAGGCACGACGGCCGTCCTGCGCGGGATCAGCAGCCAGGCGCGGCGGCTCGCCGGGGCGATGCCCGACGAAGTCCGGAATCTCTGGCTCGATCTCCAGATGTTCGAGAGCCAACCGCTCACGAGGACGCTCAGCGGGCTCGCACTCGAATACCGCATCGTGCAGTTGTACAGCCGGGATCCCGGTCAACGCGAGGCGACGTTGACGTTCGACGTGGGGCAGGGGACACAAGACCTCGGATATCGCAACGAGGTGCCGGTGCTTTTCACGATCCGGCCTGCGGAAACGGTGGAGTGGCGAGTACGCGACGAAACGGGCGCGCCGACGGTCGCGGCATTCGTCATTCGCGACGCACAAGGCCGCGTGTATCCGTCGCGCGCCAAGCGCCTGGCGCCCGATTTCGCGTTCCATCCGCAGGTGTACCGCGCTGATGGCGAACTCGTGAGACTCCCGGCCGGCAGGTACGACGTGGAGTTCTGGCGCGGTCCGGAATCGATGACCAAGACGCAGCAGCTCACGGTCGCGGAGTCAGCTGGCAGCGCGAGCGGGCAGAGTGGTGGTGGTGGTGCGGCTCAGGGCGCGAGCTTTCAGATTGAGCGTTGGATCGATCCGGCAAAGTTCGGCTGGTGGTCGGGTGACCATCACATTCACGCCGCAGGCTGCGCTCACTACATGAATCCGACCGAGGGCGTGCTCCCCGCGGATATGGTGCGCCATACGCTCGGTGAGGACTTGAAGGTCGGGGCCACCCTCACCTGGGGGCCCGCTTTCGATACCCAGAAACGGTTCTTCACGGGCAGGGACGACCTCGTCTCTCGTCCGCCCTATCTGCTGCACTACGACGTCGAGGTCTCTGGCTTTGGCTCGCATCAATCCGGTCATCTGGTGCTCCTGCGATTGAAGGAACAGATCCACCCGGGTGGCACTTCCTATGAACACTGGCCAACCCTCGGCCTCAATACGCTGCGGTGGGCCAAGCGCCAGGGCGCGGTCTGTGGCCCGGCGCATTCGGGCTGGGGCCTCGAGGTGAACTCCTCGGACCTGCCGAACTACGTCGTGCCGCCGTTCAACGGAATCGGCGCGAACGAATACATCGTGGACGTCACGCACGAGGTGCCTGGCCCTGATGGCAAGCCTGTGCGCGCGGTCGATTTCATCTCCACCGTCGACACCCCTTACGTGTGGGAGCTGAACATCTGGTACCACACGCTGAACGTGGGCTTCCGTACGCGTATCAGCGGCGAGACGGACTTCCCGTGTATCTATGGAGAAAAGGTGGGCCTCGGGCGTTCGTACGTGAAACTCGACGGGAAGCTCGACTATGCCGATTGGTGTGAAGGGCTTCACCGCGGGCGGAATTACGTCGGTGACGGCCGAAGTCACCTGCTCGACTTCACGGTCGATACGGTACGAATGGGCGAGAGTGAGAGCGAGCTCCGACTTTCTGATGCCGGTCCCGTGAAGGTGCACGTCCGGGCGGCTGCGTTGCTCAATGAGAAGCCCAGTCCCGAACGCGGGAAGCGCCGCTACCAGGAGCAGCCGTACTGGGATGTCGAGCGCGCCCGCATTGGTGAGACCCGCGAAGTCGCGGTGGAACTCGTCGTCAACGGGTATCCCGTCGCGAAACAGAGTCTTGTCGCCGATGGCGCGCTCCGCGATCTGACGTTCGACGCGACGATCGAGCGCAGCAGCTGGCTGGCGGTGCGGATCCTGCCGTCGTCGCACACGAACCCGATCTGGGTGCCCGTCGCGGGCAAGCCGGTGCGCGCGTCGCGCCGCAGCGCCGAATGGTGCCTCAAGGGCGTGGACCAGTGCTGGTCGCAAAAGGAGCGATTCATCAAGCGTGACGAGTTGGACCAGGCGAAGGCCGATTACGAGCACGCGCGCCGGACCTACCAGAGACTGATCAGCGAGTCGGAGGTCGAGTAA
- a CDS encoding tetratricopeptide repeat protein encodes MKHWMFVLAGLVFAATAASGCQRRATSAHAVAAITTDACAAALAPGSGRSDRDRAITQAQQQAGARGATRDAFERLGYLYVARARVANDPGDYTLADLAAGCLESRYPGDAGALLLKGHVLHQLHRFSEAERIARTLVARRTVVLDYGLLGDTLMEQGRLAEAAEAYQRMLDLKPFYQSYTRAAHLRWLRGDLEGAIESIRLAIASASPRDPESAAWAWTRLAVYELQAARFTAARAAADSALRYQPDYAAAHLARGRVLLAIGRHADAIPILREATRLNPVPEYQWLLADALRLEGRGSEAEEVEQELMTRGAIADPRTHALYLATRRISVPRALALTQEELQARADVFTLDARAWALAASGRVAEAHQIISRALAEGTQDARLFLHAGVISAAAGRDREARQWLGRAEQLRPMLLPSEASELTRRLMNNPKT; translated from the coding sequence ATGAAGCACTGGATGTTCGTTCTCGCTGGTCTGGTGTTCGCGGCTACGGCTGCGTCGGGGTGCCAACGCCGGGCCACGTCGGCACACGCTGTGGCGGCAATCACCACTGACGCCTGCGCCGCGGCGCTCGCTCCAGGATCCGGGCGATCGGATCGTGATCGAGCCATCACGCAGGCGCAGCAGCAGGCGGGCGCACGGGGCGCCACACGCGATGCGTTCGAGCGGCTCGGGTACCTCTACGTGGCACGAGCGCGGGTCGCCAACGATCCGGGCGACTACACGCTGGCAGACTTGGCGGCCGGCTGTCTCGAGTCCAGGTATCCCGGCGATGCCGGCGCGCTGTTGCTGAAGGGACACGTCCTCCATCAGCTCCATCGATTCAGCGAGGCAGAACGGATCGCCCGCACCCTCGTGGCCAGGCGCACTGTCGTCCTCGACTACGGGTTGCTTGGCGACACGCTGATGGAGCAGGGACGACTCGCGGAAGCGGCAGAGGCGTACCAGCGCATGCTGGATCTCAAACCCTTCTATCAGTCGTATACACGCGCGGCGCATCTCCGCTGGCTCAGGGGCGACCTCGAGGGAGCGATTGAAAGCATCCGCCTGGCAATCGCGTCGGCCAGCCCACGCGACCCGGAGTCGGCCGCGTGGGCCTGGACACGACTTGCCGTGTACGAGCTGCAGGCAGCGCGCTTCACCGCCGCCCGGGCCGCCGCCGACAGCGCGCTGCGCTACCAACCGGACTACGCAGCCGCCCATCTCGCTCGCGGACGCGTCCTGCTGGCCATCGGCCGCCACGCCGACGCGATCCCGATCCTTCGCGAGGCGACTCGCCTGAATCCTGTTCCCGAGTACCAGTGGCTCCTGGCCGACGCCCTCCGTCTCGAAGGACGTGGCAGCGAAGCGGAGGAAGTCGAACAGGAACTGATGACGCGCGGAGCCATCGCCGATCCGCGCACGCACGCCCTGTACCTGGCGACGCGGCGGATCTCCGTTCCCAGGGCCCTGGCCCTCACCCAGGAGGAGCTGCAGGCGCGCGCCGATGTCTTCACGCTCGACGCGCGCGCATGGGCCCTCGCCGCGAGTGGCCGCGTCGCCGAGGCTCACCAGATCATCTCGAGGGCCCTTGCAGAAGGCACACAGGACGCCCGGCTGTTCCTGCACGCCGGCGTGATCAGTGCGGCCGCCGGACGCGACCGCGAAGCCAGGCAGTGGCTTGGCCGGGCTGAACAGCTCCGACCGATGCTCCTGCCCTCGGAAGCCAGCGAACTCACCCGTCGCTTGATGAACAACCCGAAGACGTAG
- a CDS encoding DUF4331 domain-containing protein, whose translation MTTLLQKALLLTTATGVLVLTPATARASSHMDAPLITLDDAANTTDVYAFVQTENGRKSLVTALGVYPFEEPGIGPNKFNFDDNVLYAIHVAAGQDVAAGRPTYSYEFTFRTKFKNAKTILQSYLGVITDVDDASQNLTQFYTVTRVDHRTGRRVRLGEGVVPPNNQGNATPFYNQDDDGENHAKDGVASFDELDRYTKQSITVMDDGHVAFAGQRDDGFYGDIQAVFDLLKLRNPGKDAQSGFNLHLMALAIPVDEIGGDRQVAGVWATTSRRRFTILADGVHKSERFGDWVQVARQGNPLFNEGLVAIEDKDLYSRTSPSTDKVLFQKYAQNPELAKLLNLLVLEPDIAGIETGRTDIAGIFIPDVIKVDLSTDAARLAGGGPAHPTNPDDSGFSRLSIFGGDVLVSKVQPGFGKGVVPGGWPNGRRFGDDVVDIAVTALISDLRPSTPIIRGPAGDNVDGNDMAFNKVFPYESTPQNGRRHMHP comes from the coding sequence ATGACGACACTGCTCCAGAAGGCATTGCTGCTCACGACCGCGACAGGCGTGCTCGTGCTCACGCCCGCGACGGCCCGCGCGTCCAGCCACATGGATGCGCCGCTCATCACCCTGGATGACGCCGCCAACACCACCGACGTGTACGCGTTCGTACAGACCGAGAACGGCCGCAAGTCGCTGGTGACGGCGCTCGGCGTCTACCCGTTCGAGGAGCCCGGCATCGGGCCCAACAAGTTCAACTTCGACGACAACGTGCTCTACGCGATTCACGTGGCGGCCGGGCAGGATGTGGCCGCGGGCCGGCCGACGTACTCGTACGAGTTCACGTTCAGGACGAAGTTCAAGAACGCGAAGACCATCCTGCAGTCGTACCTGGGCGTCATCACCGATGTGGACGACGCGTCGCAGAACCTGACGCAGTTCTACACGGTCACGAGAGTCGATCATCGGACGGGACGGCGCGTGCGTCTCGGCGAGGGCGTCGTGCCTCCCAACAATCAGGGCAACGCCACGCCGTTCTACAACCAGGACGATGATGGCGAGAACCACGCGAAGGACGGTGTCGCCAGCTTCGACGAGCTCGACCGGTACACGAAACAGTCAATCACCGTCATGGACGACGGCCACGTCGCCTTTGCCGGGCAGCGCGACGACGGGTTCTATGGCGACATCCAGGCGGTCTTCGACCTGCTGAAGCTGCGCAACCCTGGCAAGGACGCGCAGAGCGGATTCAACCTGCACCTGATGGCGCTGGCGATTCCCGTCGACGAGATCGGCGGAGATCGGCAGGTTGCGGGTGTCTGGGCCACGACCAGTCGTCGTCGCTTCACCATCTTGGCCGACGGCGTCCACAAATCGGAACGCTTCGGCGATTGGGTGCAGGTCGCGCGCCAGGGCAACCCGCTGTTCAACGAGGGCCTCGTGGCCATCGAGGACAAGGACTTGTACAGCCGGACGAGCCCCTCGACCGACAAGGTCCTGTTCCAGAAGTACGCCCAGAACCCCGAGCTCGCGAAGCTGCTCAACCTCCTCGTCCTCGAGCCCGACATCGCAGGTATCGAGACCGGCCGCACCGACATCGCCGGGATCTTCATTCCCGATGTGATCAAGGTCGATCTCTCGACCGACGCGGCGCGGCTCGCCGGCGGCGGTCCCGCACACCCGACCAATCCCGATGATTCGGGCTTTTCACGCCTCAGCATCTTCGGTGGCGATGTGCTGGTCAGCAAGGTCCAGCCAGGGTTCGGCAAGGGCGTGGTGCCCGGTGGATGGCCGAATGGCCGCAGGTTCGGCGACGACGTCGTCGACATCGCGGTGACTGCCCTGATCAGCGACCTGCGACCGAGCACGCCGATCATCCGCGGACCGGCCGGGGACAACGTCGATGGCAACGACATGGCGTTCAACAAGGTGTTCCCGTACGAGTCGACCCCGCAGAATGGCCGCCGGCACATGCATCCCTGA
- a CDS encoding HupE/UreJ family protein, whose amino-acid sequence MIVMPIPSWKAAALVAAAFAFGFPAGAGAHDPGLSSLHVRIAPGRIVAALSLAAVDAGRAPGGSGVNLETFALDSVEVSIDGVRLPGVVESQVTDGQSGTNITLVFERAKGSRLTVYSAVPLRLARGHRQLLTVQGSSGEVLTERMLDAQMNAVDADLGGEQSATGTAGQFLELGVRHILGGYDHLLFLAALLMGVQRLRSIVQTVTAFTLAHSLTLAAAALGVVQVPAAVAEPVIAASIVYVGIENLVRARIDSRWKLTFAFGLVHGFGFAAALRELGIGTTGSEIVARLAWFNAGVEIGQLGVAMLWWPLIWQLNARPALRTRLAPLCSLLVIGAGSYWIVERTFLAAH is encoded by the coding sequence ATGATCGTCATGCCCATCCCGTCGTGGAAGGCCGCCGCGCTCGTCGCGGCGGCTTTCGCTTTCGGATTCCCGGCTGGCGCCGGGGCACACGATCCGGGCCTCAGCTCGCTTCACGTGCGGATAGCGCCAGGCCGTATCGTTGCGGCGCTGTCGCTGGCTGCCGTCGACGCCGGCCGCGCTCCCGGTGGATCCGGTGTGAATCTCGAGACGTTCGCGCTCGATTCCGTCGAAGTGAGTATCGACGGCGTTCGTCTCCCTGGCGTTGTCGAGAGCCAGGTCACCGACGGTCAGTCCGGGACGAACATCACGCTTGTGTTCGAGCGAGCGAAGGGATCGCGATTGACGGTTTACTCCGCGGTCCCGCTACGTCTTGCACGCGGCCACCGGCAGCTGCTGACCGTCCAGGGAAGCAGCGGGGAAGTGCTGACCGAACGCATGCTCGACGCACAGATGAACGCCGTCGATGCCGATCTTGGCGGCGAGCAGTCGGCCACCGGCACGGCAGGGCAGTTCCTCGAGCTTGGTGTGCGCCATATCCTGGGTGGCTACGATCACCTGCTGTTCCTCGCGGCGTTGCTGATGGGTGTCCAACGCCTGCGCAGCATCGTCCAGACCGTGACCGCCTTTACCCTGGCGCATTCGTTGACCCTTGCGGCCGCGGCGCTCGGCGTCGTCCAGGTGCCGGCCGCGGTCGCGGAGCCGGTCATCGCCGCGTCGATCGTCTATGTCGGCATCGAGAACCTGGTGCGGGCACGGATCGACTCGCGCTGGAAGCTCACGTTCGCCTTCGGCCTCGTGCACGGGTTCGGGTTCGCCGCGGCGCTGCGTGAGCTCGGCATTGGCACGACTGGCAGCGAGATCGTGGCGCGGCTGGCGTGGTTCAACGCCGGTGTCGAGATCGGGCAACTCGGCGTGGCCATGCTGTGGTGGCCGCTGATCTGGCAGTTGAACGCGCGGCCCGCGCTGCGTACACGTCTCGCACCGCTGTGCTCGCTGCTCGTGATCGGCGCGGGTTCGTACTGGATTGTCGAAAGAACGTTCCTGGCTGCACACTGA
- a CDS encoding flavin monoamine oxidase family protein has protein sequence MLTASASGLSRREALQLASALVVSGMPTHARKTVLVAGGGIAGLSCAWELQRRGHDVTVLEASDRTGGHVYTFRSGLDDGLYADAGAEQFTDPGYERFWGYVHEFGLAYRYYPRREHMLRWLGGRLCTEEMLADPKVLAGLDLNAREITYLQTHPFWDLASLYFAPYLSNVTDEYKPFDAGLNHLDGMSTSELFRKDGASAGALRLIGGRGSALHSVWHAAILRLRGVPLWPPRVFRLVGGNQTLTDTLTHKLGERVRLHSPVTHIEQGSGVRVTCQTSGRDVHHEADYLVSAMSAVQLRRVVMTPALTEAKAYAIQHVPYYFDSRVIFQTASRYWQRDGVSPNMEIGDDALQHVWSSCDELPTPRGLIVGTAGPGGTTDLAAATYRKHYPGRSAAIEKAHIWTWANHPWASACETTAYPVGQLARLWPALSEPHGRVHFVGAYADNLNWGMEAGTRSAHRVAEAIDALA, from the coding sequence ATGCTCACGGCGAGTGCGTCGGGCCTCTCGCGCAGGGAAGCGTTGCAACTCGCGTCCGCCCTCGTGGTGTCGGGCATGCCCACACATGCACGCAAGACCGTGCTCGTGGCGGGCGGCGGCATCGCTGGCCTCAGTTGCGCGTGGGAACTGCAGCGCCGCGGCCACGACGTGACGGTGCTCGAAGCGTCCGACCGCACGGGTGGTCATGTCTACACGTTCCGCAGCGGCCTGGACGACGGGCTGTACGCGGATGCAGGCGCGGAGCAGTTCACCGATCCGGGCTACGAGCGCTTCTGGGGCTACGTGCACGAGTTTGGCCTGGCGTACCGGTACTACCCGCGGCGTGAGCACATGCTGCGGTGGCTTGGCGGCCGTCTGTGTACCGAGGAGATGCTCGCCGATCCGAAGGTGCTGGCCGGCCTCGACTTGAATGCCCGCGAGATTACGTACCTGCAGACGCACCCGTTCTGGGATCTCGCGTCGCTGTACTTCGCTCCGTACCTCTCGAACGTCACCGATGAGTACAAGCCCTTCGACGCGGGTCTGAATCACCTGGACGGCATGAGTACGAGCGAGCTGTTCCGCAAGGACGGCGCCTCGGCCGGTGCGCTGCGGCTCATCGGCGGCCGCGGATCCGCCCTGCACTCGGTCTGGCACGCCGCGATCCTCCGTCTGCGTGGAGTGCCCCTGTGGCCGCCCCGAGTGTTCCGGCTGGTGGGAGGCAACCAGACGCTGACCGATACGTTGACGCACAAGCTGGGCGAGCGGGTCCGACTCCACAGTCCAGTGACGCACATCGAGCAGGGCAGTGGCGTCCGCGTCACGTGCCAGACCTCCGGTCGTGACGTGCACCACGAAGCGGACTACCTCGTCTCGGCGATGTCGGCCGTCCAGTTGCGACGTGTGGTCATGACGCCTGCCCTCACGGAGGCCAAGGCGTACGCCATCCAGCACGTGCCGTACTACTTCGACTCGCGCGTGATCTTCCAGACGGCGTCGAGGTACTGGCAACGCGATGGCGTGAGTCCGAACATGGAGATCGGCGACGACGCGCTGCAGCACGTCTGGAGCAGCTGCGACGAGCTTCCGACGCCGCGCGGGCTGATCGTCGGGACCGCGGGACCGGGAGGGACCACCGACCTCGCCGCGGCCACCTACCGCAAGCACTATCCGGGTCGATCCGCCGCGATCGAAAAGGCGCACATCTGGACGTGGGCGAATCATCCATGGGCGTCGGCGTGCGAAACGACGGCGTACCCGGTCGGGCAGCTGGCGCGCCTCTGGCCGGCGCTGAGCGAACCGCACGGGCGCGTGCACTTCGTCGGCGCATATGCCGACAACCTCAACTGGGGCATGGAAGCCGGGACGCGATCGGCCCACCGCGTGGCCGAGGCCATTGACGCGCTTGCGTAA
- a CDS encoding PQQ-dependent sugar dehydrogenase has product MRSILAVVVLVPLVAGCDVGAASQAPGAAQPPANLPFQIQVVADFESPWAMTFLPDGRMLITEKAGTLYVVSADGQQRKRVDGIPAVASEGQGGFMDVVVHPGFATNRLVYFSYAEAGQGGKGVVLARGVFVDGEQPVLQKVETLFRASPYVDGNGHFSGRIAFSSDGHLFFTNGERQKFDPAQDPKATLGKVLRLQDDGTPAPGNPLVAKGFHPAVWSYGHRNLLGLAFDASGNLWKQEMGPRGGDEVNLILPGRNYGYPIVSDGDHYDGKSIPDHATRPEFEKPKVSWNPVISPGGLMVYSGKLWPQWKGDLFIGGLSSQSLIRVDVDGTNARKGDQWPMGQRIREPEEGPDGAIWLLEDGGRDGQGRLLKLTPLGSASR; this is encoded by the coding sequence ATGCGATCGATCCTTGCAGTCGTGGTGCTCGTGCCGCTGGTTGCCGGCTGTGACGTCGGCGCCGCGTCCCAGGCTCCAGGTGCGGCCCAGCCACCGGCGAACCTGCCGTTCCAGATACAGGTTGTGGCCGACTTCGAATCGCCCTGGGCGATGACGTTCCTGCCTGACGGCCGCATGTTGATCACCGAGAAGGCCGGCACCCTCTACGTGGTCTCCGCTGATGGGCAGCAGCGCAAACGCGTCGACGGCATTCCTGCTGTGGCAAGCGAAGGCCAGGGCGGTTTCATGGATGTCGTGGTGCACCCGGGCTTCGCGACGAACCGGCTCGTGTACTTCAGCTATGCCGAAGCCGGCCAGGGCGGCAAAGGGGTGGTCCTCGCCCGCGGCGTCTTCGTCGATGGCGAGCAGCCCGTGCTGCAGAAGGTCGAGACGCTGTTCCGAGCCTCGCCCTACGTCGACGGCAATGGGCATTTCTCTGGTCGCATCGCCTTCTCGAGCGACGGGCACCTGTTCTTCACCAACGGCGAACGCCAGAAGTTCGACCCGGCGCAGGATCCGAAGGCGACGCTGGGGAAGGTGCTCCGCCTCCAGGACGACGGGACGCCGGCGCCGGGCAATCCGCTGGTTGCCAAAGGATTCCATCCCGCGGTCTGGTCCTACGGTCATCGCAACCTGCTCGGCCTCGCGTTCGATGCGAGCGGCAACCTCTGGAAACAGGAGATGGGGCCCAGGGGCGGCGACGAAGTGAACCTGATCCTGCCCGGGCGCAACTACGGCTATCCAATCGTGTCTGACGGCGATCACTACGATGGCAAGTCCATCCCCGATCACGCCACTCGGCCCGAGTTCGAGAAACCCAAGGTGAGCTGGAATCCCGTCATCTCGCCGGGCGGTCTGATGGTCTACTCCGGCAAGCTCTGGCCGCAGTGGAAGGGCGACCTGTTCATCGGCGGCCTGTCCAGCCAGTCGCTGATTCGCGTCGACGTGGACGGCACCAATGCCCGGAAGGGCGATCAGTGGCCGATGGGCCAGCGCATCCGCGAACCGGAGGAGGGCCCGGACGGCGCGATCTGGCTGCTCGAGGACGGGGGCCGCGACGGCCAGGGGCGGCTCCTGAAGCTGACCCCGCTCGGCTCCGCCTCACGGTGA
- a CDS encoding YcaO-like family protein, whose translation MTQLPSPPRQPLRLKSAPKYGRSGNHRVVPARETCRRARPIMNVIGVTRLADVTGLDHVGIPVWAAVRPIADESSISVQNGKGPTRIHARAGAMMEAVEHYCCERPPHRPRYASFRTLRRHARALDPESLGLDPSAEYADTLPLEWLRGTDLIAGEQVWLPACAVLKPRREDGTPVIRGSTNGLASGNTIEEAVCHGLAEVIERDAWTLAIIRGVLVPRVRVIAAAVSAGVACHLSRIHDARPEGQLFPVIAVSTLPEVASRLAGRFRAAGIRLVIREITTDVRVPTFLAAGWEPPGTGRPHFYSGLGAHPDSRVAMTRALTELAQSRLTVFQGVREDIDKIARLDGDADRPEQSLWLADGPEKSFDAVHTYRSRDILEDIRFMSQQLRSVGLEQVIAVDLTRSEVGFPVVKIVVPGLEHWAARHFDPDLVVLGSRARRYLA comes from the coding sequence GTGACCCAGCTTCCATCGCCACCACGGCAGCCATTGCGCCTGAAGAGCGCTCCGAAGTACGGCCGGAGCGGCAATCATCGCGTCGTTCCGGCGCGTGAGACCTGTCGGCGCGCTCGCCCGATCATGAACGTCATCGGCGTGACCCGCCTGGCGGATGTCACCGGGTTGGACCATGTCGGCATTCCTGTCTGGGCCGCCGTTCGCCCCATCGCAGACGAGTCGTCCATTTCGGTTCAGAACGGCAAGGGCCCGACCCGCATCCATGCGAGAGCCGGCGCGATGATGGAAGCGGTGGAGCACTACTGTTGTGAGCGCCCACCGCATCGACCCAGATACGCAAGCTTTCGGACACTTCGGCGCCACGCTCGTGCCCTCGATCCGGAGAGCCTGGGCCTCGACCCCAGCGCGGAGTACGCAGACACGCTGCCGCTCGAATGGCTCCGCGGGACCGATCTGATCGCCGGCGAGCAGGTGTGGCTGCCAGCCTGCGCGGTGCTGAAACCGCGGCGTGAGGACGGCACGCCTGTCATCCGCGGCAGCACCAACGGGCTGGCCTCAGGCAACACCATCGAAGAAGCGGTGTGTCACGGCCTGGCGGAGGTGATCGAGAGAGACGCGTGGACGCTGGCCATCATCCGCGGGGTACTGGTCCCGCGCGTTCGTGTGATCGCGGCGGCTGTCAGTGCTGGGGTCGCCTGCCATCTGTCGCGGATCCACGACGCACGTCCTGAGGGGCAGCTGTTTCCGGTAATCGCCGTCAGCACGCTGCCTGAGGTCGCGTCGAGGCTGGCCGGCCGATTTCGGGCCGCGGGCATTCGTCTGGTCATCCGCGAGATCACGACTGACGTGCGGGTGCCCACATTTCTTGCGGCGGGATGGGAACCGCCCGGCACGGGCCGCCCACATTTCTACAGCGGGCTTGGCGCCCATCCGGACTCACGCGTGGCAATGACACGGGCCCTGACGGAGCTGGCTCAGAGCCGGTTGACGGTGTTTCAGGGGGTGCGGGAAGACATCGACAAGATCGCCAGGCTTGATGGCGACGCGGATCGGCCGGAACAGAGTCTGTGGCTGGCCGACGGCCCTGAGAAATCATTCGATGCCGTCCATACGTACCGAAGCCGAGACATCCTGGAAGACATCCGGTTCATGTCGCAACAGCTCCGGTCCGTCGGCCTGGAGCAGGTCATCGCGGTGGACCTCACGAGATCGGAAGTGGGGTTCCCTGTCGTGAAGATCGTGGTGCCGGGCCTCGAGCACTGGGCCGCCAGGCACTTCGATCCCGATCTCGTCGTCCTTGGCTCACGCGCACGGCGGTATCTCGCATGA
- a CDS encoding TfuA-like protein — MNHTLVFLGPSLPVTKARAVLPDACYVPPIRRGDLISVLKESPAIVGIVDGQFLHSLAVSPREIFAALEAGVIVLGAASMGALRAVEMSRYGMIGVGTIFRWFRDARLVAEDELAVTYDPDTGAALSDALVNMRDAYARAVAEKVICNETRRTLIRLASSLYFPDRTYEATLRLAERQVSRAELNRLRLWLQRGAPDLKADDTLRLLRLARRLSMPTDEQSR; from the coding sequence ATGAATCACACGCTGGTGTTCCTGGGACCGAGTCTGCCGGTCACAAAGGCACGTGCCGTCCTCCCCGACGCCTGCTACGTGCCTCCGATTCGACGGGGCGACCTGATCTCGGTGCTGAAGGAGAGCCCGGCGATTGTCGGCATCGTCGACGGCCAGTTCCTGCACTCCCTCGCGGTGTCACCACGCGAGATTTTCGCGGCGCTCGAGGCAGGCGTCATCGTCCTTGGCGCCGCCAGCATGGGAGCGCTCCGCGCAGTGGAGATGTCGCGCTACGGCATGATCGGCGTCGGCACCATCTTCCGGTGGTTCCGCGATGCGCGGCTCGTTGCAGAGGATGAACTGGCCGTTACGTACGATCCCGACACCGGAGCGGCGTTGTCGGACGCGCTCGTCAACATGCGTGACGCCTACGCGCGAGCCGTTGCCGAGAAGGTGATTTGCAACGAAACCCGCCGCACTCTCATACGACTTGCAAGCAGCCTGTACTTTCCCGACCGTACGTACGAGGCAACGTTGCGACTCGCCGAACGACAGGTCTCACGCGCCGAGCTGAATCGATTGCGTCTCTGGTTGCAACGGGGCGCGCCGGACCTGAAGGCTGACGATACGCTCCGGTTGCTGCGCCTGGCGCGGCGCCTGTCCATGCCGACGGACGAACAATCGCGGTGA